The following are from one region of the Pseudodesulfovibrio piezophilus C1TLV30 genome:
- a CDS encoding pyridoxal phosphate-dependent aminotransferase: MSLRVSKRRNLVAQSEIRSMSIECARVQGINLAQGVCDLPVPDVVINGAEEAMKHGTNIYTRFDGRFELRKAIAAKQYRFTGMDVDPEGHIIVSAGATGAFYSTCLALLDAGDEVVVFEPYYGYHIVTMESLGIKPAFVTLKPPRWHFSEDDLEKVVTHKTRAILLNTPSNPAGKVFARNELQIIADFAESHDLFVFTDEIYEHFVFDGREHIAPATLPGMARRTITISGLSKIFAVTGWRLGYALCDPEWALPIGHFNDLVYVCAPAPLQIGAARGLEKLGTDYYQAVSDEHQVKRDLFCATLRDIGLPPHVPEGAYYTLADISSLPGETAKDRALNLLDKTGVACVPGSAFYQGNEGEGLARFCFAKEMPLLEKAMSRLRGESA; encoded by the coding sequence ATGTCATTGCGAGTCAGCAAACGCCGCAACCTTGTGGCACAGTCCGAAATCAGAAGCATGTCCATTGAATGTGCCCGAGTGCAGGGCATTAATCTGGCTCAGGGAGTCTGTGACCTGCCGGTGCCGGATGTCGTCATCAACGGCGCGGAAGAAGCGATGAAACACGGGACCAACATCTACACCCGTTTTGATGGACGGTTCGAACTACGCAAGGCCATAGCCGCCAAGCAGTACAGATTCACGGGCATGGACGTGGACCCCGAAGGACATATCATCGTTTCCGCCGGAGCCACCGGGGCCTTCTACTCCACCTGTCTCGCTCTTCTTGACGCAGGTGATGAGGTCGTGGTTTTCGAACCGTACTACGGATACCATATCGTGACCATGGAGTCGCTCGGTATCAAACCTGCCTTCGTTACCCTGAAGCCACCACGCTGGCATTTTTCCGAAGATGACCTGGAAAAGGTCGTCACTCATAAAACACGAGCAATCCTCCTGAACACCCCTTCCAATCCGGCTGGAAAGGTCTTTGCCCGGAACGAATTACAGATTATCGCCGATTTTGCCGAATCCCACGATCTTTTTGTTTTTACAGATGAGATATACGAACATTTCGTCTTTGACGGGCGGGAGCATATTGCCCCGGCCACCCTGCCCGGCATGGCCAGGCGCACCATAACCATCTCCGGTCTGTCCAAGATTTTTGCCGTGACTGGCTGGCGATTGGGCTATGCCCTTTGCGACCCGGAGTGGGCACTGCCCATCGGGCACTTCAATGATCTTGTTTATGTCTGTGCTCCGGCCCCACTGCAGATAGGGGCTGCCCGTGGTCTTGAAAAGCTTGGGACCGACTATTATCAAGCTGTTTCCGATGAGCACCAAGTCAAACGCGACCTGTTTTGCGCCACTTTGCGCGACATTGGTTTGCCCCCCCATGTCCCTGAAGGAGCATATTATACCCTCGCGGACATCTCCTCCCTCCCCGGAGAGACGGCCAAAGATCGAGCACTGAACCTCTTGGATAAGACGGGTGTGGCCTGCGTGCCAGGATCGGCTTTTTATCAGGGTAATGAGGGTGAGGGGCTGGCCCGCTTCTGCTTTGCGAAAGAGATGCCCCTACTGGAGAAAGCCATGAGCCGACTGCGAGGAGAATCAGCATGA
- the fsa gene encoding fructose-6-phosphate aldolase, translating to MQFFLDTANLDQIREVNELGLLDGVTTNPTLMSREGGDWREQAALICEMVDGPVSLEVIGTTREEMIKEAKDLVSFGDNVVVKLPMIAEGLKALKELSERGVKTNVTLIFSPAQALLAAKLGATYVSPFVGRLDALSQSGMETVDQMRTIFDNYSYETKILVASVRHPMHVLETGLIGADVVTLPYSTIMQLMKHPLTDNGLATFLADWEAFQAEKG from the coding sequence ATGCAATTCTTTCTCGATACGGCAAATCTGGATCAAATCCGCGAGGTCAACGAACTCGGCCTGCTTGATGGTGTCACGACCAATCCAACCCTGATGTCCCGCGAAGGCGGTGACTGGCGGGAACAGGCAGCACTGATATGCGAAATGGTGGATGGTCCAGTTTCACTGGAAGTCATCGGTACAACTCGTGAGGAGATGATCAAGGAAGCCAAGGATCTTGTTTCCTTCGGAGACAATGTCGTGGTCAAGCTCCCCATGATAGCCGAAGGACTCAAGGCACTCAAGGAACTGTCGGAACGTGGTGTGAAAACCAATGTCACCCTCATTTTCTCCCCAGCCCAGGCCTTGCTCGCCGCAAAACTCGGCGCGACATACGTCTCTCCATTTGTCGGTAGGCTCGACGCGCTCTCCCAGAGCGGTATGGAAACCGTGGATCAGATGCGCACCATTTTCGACAATTACAGCTATGAAACCAAAATCCTCGTTGCCTCGGTACGCCATCCCATGCATGTACTGGAAACCGGACTCATCGGCGCTGATGTTGTCACACTTCCCTATTCAACCATCATGCAACTGATGAAGCATCCATTGACTGACAACGGATTGGCGACCTTTCTGGCAGACTGGGAAGCCTTTCAGGCTGAAAAAGGATAA
- a CDS encoding DUF2867 domain-containing protein, whose protein sequence is MIGPFREKRSLLLRATPEYVWPFLSRIGGDTGWYSADWLWAVRGWLDRRAGGVGLRSRRDPEVLLPGDHVDMWCVETVQEPISLCLLAEAVLPGQARLEFRLHPVDGGTALTADFMFSPTSFLGTVYWYAVLPLHVWVFRGMLTGIAKAGGVPYEWIA, encoded by the coding sequence ATGATCGGTCCCTTTCGGGAGAAGCGAAGCCTGTTACTCAGGGCGACGCCCGAATATGTCTGGCCATTCCTGTCCCGTATAGGCGGAGACACCGGGTGGTACTCTGCCGATTGGCTTTGGGCGGTGCGAGGTTGGCTCGATCGGCGAGCAGGAGGAGTGGGGCTGCGGTCGCGACGGGACCCGGAAGTGTTGTTGCCCGGAGACCATGTAGATATGTGGTGCGTCGAGACGGTTCAAGAACCGATTTCATTATGCCTTTTGGCCGAGGCTGTCCTTCCCGGTCAAGCACGGCTTGAGTTTCGCCTTCACCCCGTGGATGGGGGCACTGCATTGACTGCTGATTTCATGTTTTCTCCCACCTCTTTTCTGGGCACTGTCTATTGGTATGCGGTATTGCCCCTGCATGTCTGGGTGTTTCGCGGTATGCTCACAGGCATTGCCAAGGCTGGTGGTGTTCCTTATGAATGGATCGCATGA
- a CDS encoding TraR/DksA family transcriptional regulator produces the protein MNDSQKQDFRGYANREIESLKAEIPRLQALLKPVSPDNAIGRLSRMDNIVNQSVAEAQLSKSRIRLIRLEKALKRLESDEDFGLCVDCGDPIPMARLKAMPETLFCVDCAE, from the coding sequence ATGAATGATAGCCAGAAACAGGACTTCAGAGGCTATGCCAACCGCGAAATCGAATCCCTGAAGGCTGAAATTCCTCGACTGCAAGCATTACTCAAGCCCGTGTCACCGGACAATGCCATTGGACGTCTTTCGCGGATGGACAACATCGTCAATCAATCTGTGGCCGAGGCACAGCTTTCTAAATCCCGCATTCGCCTGATCCGACTGGAGAAAGCTCTCAAACGACTTGAAAGTGATGAAGATTTCGGCCTGTGCGTGGACTGTGGCGATCCGATTCCGATGGCGAGGCTCAAGGCCATGCCCGAAACGTTATTCTGCGTGGACTGTGCAGAATAA
- a CDS encoding SDR family oxidoreductase produces the protein MDERPVLVLGSTGYVGGRLVPALLECGHRVRAAGRSVDKILSRPWGKNSGVEAVRADMHDVTSLIEAVQGCRAVFYLVHSMGGPSRDFAAQERDAAYNMVSAAQETGLERIIYLGGLGEDQEDQPLSKHLLSRAEVGRILHLGPASVTTLRAAQIIGSGSSSFEMIRYLADRLPVMITPKWVRTKAQPIAIRNVLGYLTGCLENEETAGLTLDIGGPDVLSYMELFRLYSEVAGLPRRRILSVPFLSPYLSAFWVSMITPVPITLIRSLIEGLKNEVVCRNEDIRALVPQELLSCREAIRRALEKTEHQMVETCLFDVGSACMPEWASLDDPEYAGGTQFEMGYKARLQGDPKKVWGVIERIGGEQGWYYGDPLWRLRGFIDRLLAGPGMARGRPRGDKAPRVGDALDFWRVLASDTGRRLLLLAEMRLPGEALLEFKMETNWENAVDLSMTAKFLPRGLTGLLYWYAMYPFHIVLFTNMIENISSQAGTHLYSGPDRIKSRS, from the coding sequence ATGGATGAGCGTCCTGTTCTGGTTCTTGGTTCCACCGGCTATGTAGGAGGGCGGCTGGTTCCGGCGTTGCTGGAGTGTGGTCACCGAGTCCGGGCAGCCGGGCGCAGTGTGGATAAAATTCTGTCTCGTCCATGGGGCAAGAATTCGGGGGTCGAGGCCGTTCGTGCAGACATGCATGATGTCACATCCCTGATTGAGGCCGTGCAGGGCTGCCGGGCAGTCTTCTATCTTGTTCATTCCATGGGAGGACCCTCTCGTGATTTCGCGGCTCAGGAACGAGACGCCGCTTACAATATGGTCAGCGCGGCTCAGGAAACAGGTCTTGAGCGGATCATTTACCTTGGTGGCCTGGGTGAGGATCAGGAAGATCAGCCTCTTTCAAAGCACCTGCTCTCACGGGCCGAAGTCGGCCGAATCCTGCATCTTGGTCCGGCCAGTGTCACGACGCTCCGTGCTGCTCAGATTATCGGGTCCGGTTCCTCTTCTTTTGAGATGATCCGATATCTTGCCGATCGCCTGCCCGTGATGATCACGCCCAAATGGGTGCGTACCAAAGCGCAACCGATTGCGATTCGCAATGTCCTTGGCTATTTGACTGGATGTCTGGAGAATGAAGAAACGGCCGGACTGACGCTCGATATAGGTGGCCCGGATGTGCTCTCCTACATGGAACTCTTTCGGCTCTATTCCGAAGTGGCCGGACTTCCCCGACGGCGTATCCTCTCTGTGCCGTTCCTGTCTCCGTATCTATCCGCATTCTGGGTATCCATGATCACGCCTGTTCCCATTACCCTTATCAGATCTCTGATCGAAGGCCTCAAGAACGAAGTCGTCTGCCGCAATGAGGATATTCGCGCACTCGTTCCCCAGGAGTTGCTTTCCTGTCGTGAAGCCATTCGTCGAGCGCTGGAAAAAACCGAGCACCAGATGGTGGAAACGTGTCTTTTTGATGTCGGCAGCGCCTGCATGCCGGAGTGGGCCAGCCTGGATGATCCTGAGTACGCGGGAGGCACGCAATTCGAGATGGGGTATAAGGCCCGGCTTCAGGGCGATCCGAAGAAAGTCTGGGGGGTGATTGAGCGCATCGGAGGAGAGCAGGGATGGTATTACGGTGATCCCTTATGGCGGTTGCGGGGCTTTATCGACCGGCTGCTTGCCGGGCCGGGAATGGCTCGTGGGAGACCTCGCGGTGACAAGGCTCCTCGGGTGGGAGACGCCCTTGATTTCTGGCGTGTTCTGGCCAGTGACACAGGGCGGCGACTGCTCCTGTTGGCGGAGATGCGACTGCCCGGTGAAGCGTTGCTTGAATTCAAGATGGAGACCAATTGGGAGAATGCCGTGGATTTGTCCATGACTGCCAAATTTCTACCACGAGGTTTGACAGGATTGCTCTATTGGTACGCCATGTATCCATTTCACATTGTCCTGTTCACGAACATGATCGAAAACATATCCAGCCAGGCTGGGACACATTTGTATTCAGGTCCTGACAGGATCAAATCCCGGTCATGA
- the cbiD gene encoding cobalt-precorrin-5B (C(1))-methyltransferase CbiD, which translates to MDRMTEHESKKLRTGRTTGSCATAAAMAGTLYLLGGECPETVDVPLPPGGTLRVPIARFEKVSGGVRVTVVKDGGDDPDATHGHDIQAVVSMSGGTSGPLRVEIDGGAGVGRASLPGLPIPVGQAAINPEPRKQIEQGVRQAAKGMGTGSISVLVEVPNGHIIARKTMNARLGILGGISILGTQGIVKPYSHASWKATIEEGLDVARAQGLDAVVLTTGRRSERLYLEAFPGVPELACIQAADFFESSMRAAADRGMARVTWSLFFGKLVKQAQGLAYTHAKTHPIDFDRLAGWCSEAGCAHEHIQDILNANTARQVLALLEDDRLRFRLIAALIDRATRVAQAFSGDRCAVDYAVFDFDGTRLDMPTS; encoded by the coding sequence ATGGATCGCATGACAGAGCACGAATCCAAGAAATTGCGGACCGGACGGACGACCGGCAGTTGTGCCACGGCAGCGGCCATGGCCGGGACCCTGTATCTGCTGGGGGGAGAGTGCCCGGAGACAGTGGACGTCCCTTTGCCGCCCGGCGGGACCTTGCGCGTGCCGATTGCTCGGTTCGAGAAGGTTTCGGGTGGTGTCCGCGTTACGGTGGTCAAGGATGGCGGGGATGATCCTGATGCGACCCACGGACATGATATTCAAGCCGTGGTTTCCATGTCTGGCGGGACTTCCGGCCCTCTGCGGGTGGAGATAGACGGTGGTGCCGGAGTCGGTCGCGCCTCCTTGCCTGGTCTGCCGATCCCGGTTGGTCAGGCAGCTATCAATCCAGAGCCGCGAAAGCAGATAGAGCAGGGGGTGCGACAGGCGGCCAAGGGAATGGGGACTGGCTCCATTTCAGTGCTTGTCGAGGTCCCGAATGGGCACATTATCGCCAGAAAGACCATGAACGCGCGTCTTGGGATTCTCGGCGGGATTTCCATTCTCGGTACACAGGGGATCGTCAAGCCATACTCTCATGCTTCATGGAAAGCGACTATCGAGGAAGGACTGGATGTGGCTCGGGCACAAGGGCTTGACGCCGTGGTTCTGACAACGGGCCGCCGTTCGGAACGCCTGTATCTGGAGGCCTTTCCGGGGGTGCCGGAATTGGCCTGCATCCAGGCAGCGGATTTTTTCGAGTCCTCCATGCGGGCGGCCGCAGACCGTGGCATGGCCCGTGTCACATGGTCCCTTTTTTTCGGTAAGCTGGTCAAGCAGGCTCAGGGGTTGGCTTATACCCATGCCAAAACCCATCCCATAGATTTTGACCGATTGGCCGGATGGTGCAGTGAGGCCGGGTGTGCGCATGAACATATACAGGATATCCTCAATGCCAATACCGCTCGTCAAGTACTTGCTCTGCTGGAAGATGACCGGCTCCGGTTCCGACTCATTGCAGCCCTGATTGACCGGGCGACTCGTGTTGCCCAAGCTTTCTCCGGCGACCGATGTGCGGTGGACTACGCTGTTTTTGATTTTGACGGAACCCGTTTGGACATGCCGACATCCTGA
- a CDS encoding bifunctional cobalt-precorrin-7 (C(5))-methyltransferase/cobalt-precorrin-6B (C(15))-methyltransferase, with translation MEPVRIIGLTPGSLEMSSTALAALDNADLVVGGKRLLAAGLSASTGNKARQLPIAGPLPPILETIRETAQSGGKVVVLADGDPLFFGIGKRLGDELGRENLLVEPNLSTMQLASARLGLPWQEMDFVSLHGRDDFSPLYAALVRADLVAVFTDAINTPAEVARALLVRGADCFSMTVLEDIGAPQERIRALALPETWGMDFSSLNLVILERQYPPEIELTLGIPDHYYLHQKNLITKLPVRAAGLAYLGVTPHSTVWDLGAGSGSVSIEASHLARRGRVFAVERNKTRAAMIRENIRRTGAWLVDTILGSVPDCLVDLPDPDRIFIGGGLGGHANQETLLLKVACERLKPQGRLVAHTILLDSLHTAKDHFQKLGWHFGVTQLQASSTDSLAGDLRFKAQNPVFIIWAEKP, from the coding sequence ATGGAACCCGTCCGCATCATCGGACTTACCCCCGGATCTCTTGAGATGTCCAGTACCGCACTCGCGGCGCTGGACAACGCCGATCTCGTGGTCGGCGGCAAACGATTGCTCGCGGCCGGTTTATCCGCTTCGACAGGGAATAAGGCTCGACAGCTTCCCATAGCCGGTCCCTTGCCTCCGATCCTCGAAACGATCCGTGAGACGGCTCAGTCCGGTGGAAAAGTTGTGGTTCTGGCCGATGGAGACCCGCTGTTTTTCGGAATCGGCAAACGGTTGGGGGATGAACTGGGGCGCGAAAATCTGCTGGTGGAACCAAATCTTTCGACCATGCAGCTGGCCTCGGCCCGCCTCGGCCTTCCTTGGCAGGAGATGGATTTTGTCTCCCTGCATGGGCGGGATGATTTTTCGCCTCTGTATGCCGCGCTGGTCCGGGCTGATCTTGTTGCGGTCTTTACCGATGCCATCAATACTCCGGCCGAAGTGGCTCGCGCCCTGCTTGTACGCGGGGCCGATTGCTTTTCGATGACCGTGCTTGAGGATATCGGCGCACCGCAAGAGCGTATTCGCGCCCTGGCCCTGCCAGAGACCTGGGGGATGGACTTTTCTTCCTTGAACCTGGTCATTCTCGAACGTCAGTATCCACCGGAAATAGAGCTGACTTTGGGCATTCCTGATCACTATTATCTGCATCAGAAAAATTTGATCACCAAGTTGCCCGTCCGAGCGGCCGGACTGGCCTATCTCGGCGTGACTCCCCATTCGACAGTGTGGGATTTGGGCGCAGGGAGCGGGTCGGTCTCCATCGAGGCCTCCCATCTGGCCCGGAGAGGGAGAGTCTTTGCCGTGGAGCGTAACAAGACCCGTGCGGCCATGATTCGTGAGAATATCCGGCGGACAGGGGCGTGGCTGGTCGATACCATCCTCGGTTCAGTTCCTGATTGTCTCGTTGATCTGCCTGACCCGGATCGTATTTTTATAGGCGGAGGGCTTGGCGGTCATGCCAATCAGGAGACCCTCTTGCTGAAGGTCGCCTGTGAAAGACTCAAGCCGCAGGGACGCCTCGTTGCACACACCATCCTTCTCGACTCTCTGCATACAGCCAAGGACCATTTTCAGAAACTCGGATGGCATTTTGGCGTGACCCAGCTTCAAGCATCTTCCACGGATTCGCTTGCGGGCGACCTGCGTTTCAAGGCGCAAAACCCGGTTTTTATCATCTGGGCGGAAAAACCCTGA